Proteins encoded together in one Nocardioides marinisabuli window:
- a CDS encoding SRPBCC family protein: MSTNTREISATPHDVWAVLADGWLYPLWVVGASRMREVDDDWPAVGARLHHSVGSWPLLLDDETEVVECRPVELLRVHAKAWPSGEAGVTLRLEPLDGGTRTRVTIEEDARSGPGRLVPKPLRDLPLAWRNTETLRRLAFIAERRH, translated from the coding sequence GTGAGCACCAACACCAGAGAGATCTCCGCGACGCCGCACGACGTGTGGGCGGTGCTGGCCGACGGCTGGCTCTACCCGCTGTGGGTGGTGGGCGCCTCGCGGATGCGCGAGGTCGACGACGACTGGCCCGCCGTGGGCGCCCGCCTGCACCACTCGGTGGGCAGCTGGCCGCTGCTGCTGGACGACGAGACCGAGGTCGTGGAGTGCCGCCCCGTGGAGCTGCTGCGGGTGCACGCCAAGGCGTGGCCCAGCGGCGAGGCCGGCGTGACGCTGCGCCTCGAGCCGCTCGACGGCGGCACCCGCACCCGGGTCACCATCGAGGAGGACGCCCGCAGCGGCCCCGGCAGGCTGGTGCCCAAGCCGCTGCGCGACCTGCCGCTGGCCTGGCGCAACACCGAGACGCTGCGCCGTCTGGCGTTCATCGCCGAGCGTCGCCACTGA